Within Chloroflexota bacterium, the genomic segment GGCGGGTTTCACACCGCGCAGATCTGCTACAACGCGCTGAACTTTACGGCGGGTGAGCCGCCATCGCCGAATTTCCCATTCCAAGACTACCGCCGGTTGATCGACCGCGCGGCCGAGGCGCAGACGGGCGTCATCGCCATCCGCATGCTAGCGGGCGGCGCGTTGAGCGGGGTGCTGCCGCGCCATCCGGTCGCGTCGCCGCTCGTCGATCCGATCGCAACGGCGCCGGACTACGCCGCCGACGTCGCGCGCGCGCAGCGGCTGGCCTTCGTTGTGCACGAAGGGGTGTGCGACAGCCTGGTCGAGGTGGCGATTCGCTTCACGCTCAGCAAGCCGGCCGTCTCGACTGCGCTGATCGGCATTTCGAGTATAGAGCAACTGGAGCAGGCGGTTTCATACGCGGAGCGCGGCCCGCTGCCGGCAGACGTGCTGGCGCGCATGGCGCGAGTCTGGGCGTCGTAGGCGAGCGCCGCGTGGAATGGAGTGTGATGCTGATCGAGCCTTTCGACCCGCGGCGCGCCGATGAGCGCACGGTGGCCGCGTACAATGCGCTGATGAACGTGATTCGCGATGAGCGGTTCCCGAACGACCCGCCGTTCAGCGCGGCCGATGAGCGGCGCCAGATGGAAAGCCACCTGGCATTCATCGATGTGTGGCAATGGGGTGCCTGGGCCGGCGAGCGGATGATCGGCGCGGGCACGGCGCTCGTCATGCGCGACGACAGTAACCGGCACATCCTCAGCGGGCGGATTGACATTCTGCCGGCGTACCGCCGCCAGGGCATGGGCCGCCAGTTGCTGGCGCACATCGCCGACGTCGCGCGGGCGGAAGGGCGGCGGCTGATCTACCTCGAGACGTATGCGACGGTGCCGGCCGGCGAAGCGTTTGCGCGCCGGCTTGGCGGCGGGCTGGGCATGACCGAGCGCATCAGCCAACTGGACCTGCGCGCCGTCGACCGGGGCCTGATTCAGACTTGGCTGTCTGCCGGCGCCGCGCTGGCGCCGGAGTTCGCGCTGGAGTTCCGCGCCGGCTTTCCCGACGATGCCGACCTGCCGCGCGTGGCCGACGTCTGGAATGTGATGAACAGCGCGCCGCGCGAGTCCATGGACATGGAAGACGAGGTGATGACGCCGGCGAAGGTGCGCGACATCGCCCGTTCGGTGACGGCGCGCGGCGGCGAGCACTGGGGCTACTACGCGCGGCACATGCCGACCGGCGTCTTCGCGGCATTCAGCGAAACATGCTGGCACCCGGCCATGCCGGCGCCGGTCGAGCAATGGGCGACCGGCGTACGCCCGGAGTTCCGCGGGCGCGGACTGGCGCGCTGGTTGAAGGCGGCGATGATCGACCGCATCCACCGTGAGCGGCCGGCGGTCCGCTATGTGCGGACCGAGAATGCCGGTTCCAACGAGGGCATGCTGGCGATCAACACGGCGCTTGGGTTCCGCCCGTATGTTGACCGGTACTACTGGCATGTTGAGACGCAAGGTGCGCTGGATTACCTGGCTGCCTCGATGGCTATCGGTTAGGGGGCAGGGACATGACTCGCTTTGAGATTACGCGGGCCGATCCGCGCAACATGACGGACGCGGAGTACGCCGCCGTGCACGAACTGGACACGCTGCTGGACGCGGAACGGCTACCCGGCGATCCGCCGGTGCCGTACGCTGAAATGGTTCAGGGCATGCGCAACATCCCGGCCTTCGTGGACGTTACAGCCTGGGGCGTGCGCGATTCGAATAGCGGCCGGCTAGTGGGCACTGGCGATATCGGCGTCACGCGGCTGGAGCAGAATCGCCACCTCGCCGAGTTCAACATCAATGTGCATCCAGACTACCGTCGCCAGGGCATCGCGCGGCGGCTGCTGCCGCTGATTGTGGAGCGCGCGCGCACCGAACAGCGCACGCTGCTGCAGGGCAACAGCAACAGCAACGTTCCGGCCGGCGAGGCGTTCCTGCGGCGCATCGGCGCAACGCTCGGGCTGTCGATGCACACCAACCAGCTCATGCTTACCGACCTGAACCGCGCCCTGCTGGCCGAGTGGCTGGAACTGGGGCGTCAACTGACGGCGGAGTTCGAATTGGCGTTCTGGGACGGCGACTACCCCGAAGCCGACTTGCCATCACTCGCCGACCTGCATAACGTCATGAATGATCAACCGAGGGAAGACCTGCATGTGGAGGATTGGCACATCACACCGCAGATGCTGCGGGATTTCGAGCGGTCGTGGACGGCACACGGCGGATCGCACTGGACGCTGGCCGCGCGCCATCACGAAAGCGGCGAGCTGGCCGGTTTCACCGACGTGATCTGGTACCCCAGCCACCCGGAGTTGCTGAACCAGGGCAACACCGGCGTCTGGCCGCGCTATCGCAATCGTGGCATCGGTCGCTGGCTGAAGGCGGCGATGCTCGACAAAGTCATGCGCGAGCGCCCGTCGATCACGAAGGTGCGGACCAGCAACGCATTTTCGAATGCGCCGATGCTGAAGCTGAATCACGCGCTCGGCTTCAAGCTGCATCACGCCAGCCTGGCCTGGCAGGTGCCGGTCGAGCGCGTCGAAGCGTACCTGGCGATGGCGGCCGGGCGCTGACCAGCCATCAAAGCAAACGAAAGGGCTCTCATGATTCCTGAAGTCAAAAAGCTGGCCGACAAAATGCAGGCCGCACGGGCGAAGCTGATCGACGTGCTTGAGTCCGCGAGCGAGGCGCAGCGCAAAGCGCTGATCTACGAGGAAGGCTGGAACCTGTACGATCTGCTGTCGCACATTGCGACCGCCGAGAACGAGAATGTCCGCTTCCTGTCGGACGTCATCGCCGCGGATGGCGCGCGCCACCAGCCGCGTGAGAACGTCAGCGATGTGAACGAGTGGAACGCGCAGGCCGTCGCCGGCCAGCGCGGCCTGACATGGGCCGAGCGCATGGCGGCATTACAGGCGGCGCGCGCCACTACGCTCGCCGTGCTGGAGGGCGTCGACGCGGCGGCGTTCGCGCACCGCGGGACGCACGCGGTCTGGGGCGAGAAGGATGTCTCCGCGCTGGTGAAAATCCTATACCTGCACGACATCATGCACCGCAACGATATTGTCAGCAAGCTCAAGGCGGGCGCCGCGTGAAACTGGGACGCGAGCGCTTCGAGGCGCTGGTGGCCGAGGCGCTTGACGCGTTGCCCGGGCCGTTCACGCAGCAGATGCGCAACGTCGAAGTTGTGATCGAGTTGTGGCCGTCGGCGCGGACGCTGCGCGATGCCGGCGTGCCGCGTGACGAGACACTCTTCGGATTGTACGAAGGTATTCCGTTGACCGAGCGCACGTCTGCGTATGGTAACGTGCTACCTGACAAGATCACCATCTTCCAGGGACCGATCGAAGCGGCCTGCGACAGCGAGGACGATGTGCGCGCCGAGGTGAGCCATACCGTCGTTCACGAGTTTGCCCACTTCTTCGGCATCGGCGACGAGCAACTGCGCCGCTGGGGGGTGTATTAACAATCTGAATCGTGGCCAGTATCGTGCGGGCCTGTGAGGCGGTCTCAAGGGCCTGGGAGTAGTCCTCCTCGAAGCTTCTTGTCTCCGCTCAGCAATTCTCAATTTGGCTTTGTACGGGTACTTTCCAATG encodes:
- a CDS encoding GNAT family N-acetyltransferase, yielding MLIEPFDPRRADERTVAAYNALMNVIRDERFPNDPPFSAADERRQMESHLAFIDVWQWGAWAGERMIGAGTALVMRDDSNRHILSGRIDILPAYRRQGMGRQLLAHIADVARAEGRRLIYLETYATVPAGEAFARRLGGGLGMTERISQLDLRAVDRGLIQTWLSAGAALAPEFALEFRAGFPDDADLPRVADVWNVMNSAPRESMDMEDEVMTPAKVRDIARSVTARGGEHWGYYARHMPTGVFAAFSETCWHPAMPAPVEQWATGVRPEFRGRGLARWLKAAMIDRIHRERPAVRYVRTENAGSNEGMLAINTALGFRPYVDRYYWHVETQGALDYLAASMAIG
- a CDS encoding GNAT family N-acetyltransferase, with protein sequence MTRFEITRADPRNMTDAEYAAVHELDTLLDAERLPGDPPVPYAEMVQGMRNIPAFVDVTAWGVRDSNSGRLVGTGDIGVTRLEQNRHLAEFNINVHPDYRRQGIARRLLPLIVERARTEQRTLLQGNSNSNVPAGEAFLRRIGATLGLSMHTNQLMLTDLNRALLAEWLELGRQLTAEFELAFWDGDYPEADLPSLADLHNVMNDQPREDLHVEDWHITPQMLRDFERSWTAHGGSHWTLAARHHESGELAGFTDVIWYPSHPELLNQGNTGVWPRYRNRGIGRWLKAAMLDKVMRERPSITKVRTSNAFSNAPMLKLNHALGFKLHHASLAWQVPVERVEAYLAMAAGR
- a CDS encoding DinB family protein is translated as MIPEVKKLADKMQAARAKLIDVLESASEAQRKALIYEEGWNLYDLLSHIATAENENVRFLSDVIAADGARHQPRENVSDVNEWNAQAVAGQRGLTWAERMAALQAARATTLAVLEGVDAAAFAHRGTHAVWGEKDVSALVKILYLHDIMHRNDIVSKLKAGAA
- a CDS encoding metallopeptidase family protein; amino-acid sequence: MRNVEVVIELWPSARTLRDAGVPRDETLFGLYEGIPLTERTSAYGNVLPDKITIFQGPIEAACDSEDDVRAEVSHTVVHEFAHFFGIGDEQLRRWGVY